From the genome of Argentina anserina chromosome 4, drPotAnse1.1, whole genome shotgun sequence, one region includes:
- the LOC126792745 gene encoding F-box/kelch-repeat protein At1g67480 has product MPDSLSGKRFKEPNMCLTTLVKKDTPIRSKSFPNSSSEATDDFDSPILPGLPDDISKYCLALVPRPDFRSMSVVSKKWRHFMQSKEFTTVRQLAGLLQEWLYVLTTDSEGNETHWEVLDCLGHQHRILPPVPGPTRSGFGVAVLSGKLVIVGGVSVIDGTGAASPEVYNYDSCINRWSKLAEMNVARYDFACAELCGLVYAVGGYSTDGNILSSAEVYNSETDTWTLIESIHRPRYGCFACGFEGKLYVMGGRSSFTIGNSKSVDVYDPKSHTWCQMKNGCVMVTTHAVLEKKLFCMEWKNQRKLSIFNPEDNSWKMVQIPLTGSTSIEFRFGILGEKLLLFSLQQELGYRTLMYDPNAAPGSEWQTSSVKLTGPCLCSVRINV; this is encoded by the exons ATGCCGGATTCTTTGAGTGGAAAGAGATTTAAAGAACCAAATATGTGTTTAACCACTTTGGTCAAGAAAGACACACCAATTCGCTCAAAAAGCTTTCCTAATTCGAGTTCTGAAGCCACGGATGATTTCGACAGTCCCATTCTACCTGGACTGCCAGATGACATATCGAAATATTGCCTTGCGCTTGTTCCTCGTCCAGACTTCCGTTCCATGAGTGTTGTGTCTAAGAAATGGAGGCATTTTATGCAGAGCAAGGAATTTACAACTGTGCGACAGTTAGCTGGTTTGCTTCAGGAGTGGCTTTATGTATTAACCACAGATTCCGAAGGAAATGAAACCCATTGGGAGGTTTTGGATTGCCTTGGACATCAGCACCGTATTCTTCCTCCAGTGCCTGGTCCAACAAGATCTGGGTTTGGGGTGGCAGTTCTCAGTGGAAAGCTCGTCATTGTGGGTGGTGTTTCTGTCATTGATGGGACTGGTGCTGCATCACCAGAAGTTTACAACTATGACTCTTGTATCAACAG GTGGAGCAAATTAGCAGAGATGAATGTGGCTCGATATGACTTTGCTTGTGCAGAATTATGTGGCCTGGTTTATGCAGTTGGAGGCTACAGTACAGATGGCAATATCCTATCTAGTGCTGAGGTGTATAATTCTGAAACTGATACTTGGACCTTGATAGAGAGTATTCACCGCCCAAGATATGGTTGTTTTGCGTGTGGATTTGAGGGTAAGCTGTATGTCATGGGTGGAAGGTCAAGCTTCACCATTGGCAATTCAAAGTCTGTTGATGTCTACGATCCCAAGTCGCACACTTGGTGTCAGATGAAGAATGGTTGTGTTATGGTCACTACACATGCTGTGCTGGAAAAGAAGCTCTTCTGCATGGAGTGGAAGAACCAGCGAAAACTTTCAATTTTCAACCCTGAGGACAATTCCTGGAAGATGGTGCAAATTCCACTGACGGGAAGCACTAGTATTGAATTTCGATTTGGGATACTGGGTGAGAAACTTCTGCTGTTCTCACTACAGCAGGAGCTTGGTTACCGTACTTTGATGTATGATCCAAATGCAGCACCAGGATCAGAGTGGCAGACTTCTTCAGTAAAGCTGACTGGTCCTTGCTTGTGCTCTGTTAGAATCAACGTGTGA
- the LOC126792744 gene encoding nuclear pore complex protein NUP54, whose product MFGAQSSPTPFGAQTSSSSLFGAFGTPSSTFGTPASTSAFGTPSSTPAFGTPSATPSFFTPSSTPAFGTPTTSAFSTGGFGSSLFSSAFSTQPQQQTSPFQQQAPAAGGFGTPNPFGTPQQQQQQQTPSFQSPFPSQLTTQMAPVAPLPYSLADRDIQAIVDAYKDEPGNPKYAFKHLLFSVTDPQFRVKPAGVSDIMWAEAMGKLEGLSSTDRERLWPELVQGFKDLSQRLKLQDEVILSDADRLQMTQSNVKMLQRHFQADTIPRIERMRQKEQVLERRLLRVMRILEALEGKGFRLPLMKGEAELAEKLAAITRQLKGSGAELSSRVQNLRNISRVQANSIGAGGFVSPGSTKIHEQSLADMQEVLQQQTEAISRLGNVLKRDIRDLEIIMAEEPDTTDNMC is encoded by the exons ATGTTCGGAGCTCAATCGTCGCCGACTCCGTTCGGAGCCCagacctcctcctcctctctcttcGGAGCCTTTGGCACGCCGTCTTCAACCTTCGGCACTCCTGCTTCAACCTCCGCCTTCGGGACTCCCTCATCCACTCCTGCCTTCGGCACTCCGTCGGCGACGCCGTCCTTCTTCACTCCTAGTTCCACCCCGGCCTTCGGAACTCCCACCACGTCGGCGTTCTCCACCGGCGGCTTCGGCTCCTCCTTGTTCTCCAGCGCATTCTCTACTCAGCCTCAGCAGCAAACGTCGCCGTTTCAGCAGCAAGCTCCCGCCGCCGGTGGATTTGGGACGCCGAATCCGTTCGGTACgccgcagcagcagcagcagcagcaaacGCCGTCGTTTCAGAGTCCCTTTCCTAGTCAATTGACTACTCAGATGGCTCCGGTGGCTCCTCTCCCGTACTCTCTCGCCGATCGTGACATTCAG GCAATTGTTGACGCTTATAAGGATGAGCCTGGAAACCCTAAGTATGCTTTTAAG CATTTGCTGTTTAGTGTGACTGATCCGCAGTTTAGGGTGAAGCCTGCTGGTGTCTCGGAT ATAATGTGGGCAGAGGCTATGGGGAAGCTTGAAGGTCTATCAAGTACTGATAGAGAACGGCTGTGGCCTGAGCTTGTTCAGGGTTTTAAGGATCTTTCGCAACGCCTGAAG CTCCAAGATGAAGTCATACTTTCAGATGCTGATAGATTGCAAATGACCCAAAGCAATGTCAAGATG CTACAAAGACATTTCCAAGCTGACACTATTCCTCGGATTGAAAGAATGAGACAGAAAGAGCAAGTTCTTGAAAGGCGCCTATTGAGG GTCATGAGAATACTGGAGGCACTAGAGGGGAAGGGTTTCCGATTGCCTTTAATGAAAGGGGAAGCTGAGTTGGCTGAGAAGTTAGCTGCAATTACTAGACAG TTGAAAGGATCTGGAGCTGAGCTTTCTAGTAGGGTACAAAACCTGCGAAATATATCCCGCGTCCAGGCAAATTCTATTGGTGCTGGTGGTTTTGTTTCTCCAGGATCCACCAAAATACATGAACAGAGTCTTGCTGATATGCAAGAG